From Chromatiales bacterium 21-64-14, one genomic window encodes:
- a CDS encoding DUF188 domain-containing protein, with protein sequence MRVWIDADACPAVVKEILFRAAERVRVELTLVANQPLRVPPSRYIKAIQVAPGFDVADNQIVLLLQPGDLVVTADIPLASEVVKKGAYALNPRGEFYSEDNIRQRLAMRNLMDELRSSGVVSGGPAPLNQRDRQAFANQLDRFLTKHHSGD encoded by the coding sequence ATGCGGGTATGGATTGACGCGGACGCGTGTCCGGCGGTAGTGAAGGAAATTCTGTTCCGCGCCGCGGAGCGGGTGCGCGTCGAGCTGACGCTGGTGGCGAATCAGCCCCTGCGGGTTCCGCCGTCCCGGTACATCAAGGCCATTCAGGTGGCCCCCGGTTTCGACGTAGCGGACAACCAGATCGTCCTTTTGCTCCAGCCCGGGGACCTGGTGGTTACCGCGGATATCCCGCTCGCCTCCGAGGTGGTGAAGAAGGGCGCCTACGCCCTCAACCCCCGGGGTGAGTTCTATTCCGAGGACAACATCCGGCAGCGTCTGGCGATGCGCAACCTGATGGACGAACTGCGCAGCAGCGGCGTGGTCAGCGGCGGGCCGGCGCCGCTCAATCAGCGTGACCGTCAAGCGTTTGCCAACCAGCTCGACCGCTTCCTAACCAAACACCATTCGGGTGACTGA
- a CDS encoding biopolymer transporter ExbD, with protein sequence MKRRKSREFRRGRIEIIPMIDVMFFLLATFMLASLTMQNLHSLPVNLPKGKAETMQTEEPVTLTVTEQNRIFVNHTPVTVDTLATTLKPLLKGTDPAVIVSADRAARNGVVVRAMLAARQAGANRFLIAIKRP encoded by the coding sequence ATGAAGCGGCGTAAGTCCCGGGAATTCCGGCGCGGACGCATCGAGATCATCCCGATGATCGACGTGATGTTCTTCCTGCTCGCGACCTTCATGCTCGCCTCGCTGACGATGCAGAATCTGCACTCGCTCCCGGTGAATCTGCCCAAGGGCAAGGCCGAGACCATGCAGACCGAGGAGCCGGTGACCCTGACGGTCACGGAACAAAACCGCATCTTTGTGAACCACACGCCGGTCACCGTGGACACCCTGGCCACTACCCTCAAGCCCTTGCTCAAGGGCACCGATCCGGCGGTGATCGTCTCCGCGGACCGCGCGGCCCGCAACGGCGTGGTGGTGCGCGCGATGCTGGCGGCCCGCCAGGCAGGCGCGAACCGGTTCCTGATCGCCATCAAGCGCCCATGA
- a CDS encoding DNA helicase RecQ, which yields MPSIQPDETPEHRARDILRRVFGYDGFRLHQREIIDHVIGGGDALVLMPTGGGKSLCYQIPALARSGTAIVVSPLIALMQDQVTALRQSGVRAAFLNSSLSQDEARAVEAALLGGRLDLLYVAPERLLMDRTLDLLERVPIALFAIDEAHCVSQWGHDFRPEYIQLSVLHERFPGVPRIALTATADVPTRREIVERLGLQGARSFVSGFDRPNIRYRIMENPGNAREALLRFIRTEHDGEAGIVYCLSRKRVEEIAAWLAGNGLLALPYHAGMGSEARQRHQQRFVREDGVIIVATIAFGMGIDKPDVRFVAHLNLPRSLESYYQETGRAGRDGLPADAWMVYGLQDVITLRRMQEGSDAAEAHKRVERHKLEAMLGFCELTSCRRQALLRYFDDPLERPCGNCDTCLEPPQTWDATTAAQKALSCVHRTGQRFGVNHLIDVLLGARNERVQRWGHDRLSTYGIGTELDQIGWRNLFRQLIARGLLAVDLEGHGGLALTEASRPVLRGEQRLMLREVAKAAKAARRDRVAAVFATAAQQTLWAALRRRRQELAEVQGVPAYVIFHDATLREMVEQHPDTLAGMARLPGIGERKLAAYGGDFLAVIRDHVGGAP from the coding sequence TTGCCGTCCATCCAGCCTGATGAAACCCCGGAGCATCGGGCCCGCGACATCCTGCGCCGTGTGTTCGGCTATGACGGGTTCCGGCTCCACCAGAGGGAGATTATCGACCACGTCATCGGCGGTGGTGACGCGCTGGTGCTGATGCCCACCGGTGGGGGAAAGTCCCTTTGCTATCAGATTCCGGCCCTGGCCCGTTCCGGCACCGCGATCGTCGTCTCACCCCTGATCGCCCTGATGCAGGATCAGGTCACGGCATTGCGCCAGTCCGGTGTGCGCGCCGCGTTCCTGAATTCCTCGCTGAGCCAGGATGAGGCGCGTGCGGTGGAGGCCGCGTTGCTGGGGGGACGGTTGGATTTGCTCTACGTGGCGCCGGAACGCCTGCTGATGGACCGGACCCTCGACCTGCTGGAACGGGTGCCAATCGCGCTGTTCGCCATCGACGAGGCGCACTGCGTCTCCCAATGGGGCCACGACTTCCGCCCCGAATATATCCAGCTGTCGGTGCTGCACGAGCGTTTTCCCGGTGTGCCAAGGATCGCGCTTACCGCGACCGCCGATGTCCCTACGCGGCGCGAGATCGTTGAGCGACTGGGATTGCAGGGTGCGCGGTCGTTCGTGAGCGGTTTCGACCGTCCCAACATCCGCTATCGCATCATGGAGAACCCCGGCAACGCCAGGGAGGCCCTGCTGCGCTTCATCCGCACCGAACATGACGGGGAGGCCGGTATCGTCTACTGCTTGTCCCGCAAGCGGGTGGAGGAAATCGCCGCTTGGCTGGCCGGCAACGGGCTGCTGGCGCTGCCCTATCACGCCGGAATGGGCTCCGAGGCGCGGCAGCGCCATCAGCAGCGCTTCGTGCGGGAGGACGGGGTGATCATCGTGGCCACTATCGCCTTTGGAATGGGCATCGACAAACCGGACGTGCGTTTCGTTGCCCATCTCAACCTGCCCAGGAGCCTGGAGTCCTACTATCAGGAGACTGGGCGCGCCGGGCGCGACGGTCTCCCGGCGGATGCCTGGATGGTGTATGGCCTGCAGGACGTCATCACGCTGCGGCGCATGCAGGAGGGTTCCGATGCCGCTGAGGCCCACAAGCGGGTCGAACGCCACAAGTTGGAGGCGATGCTGGGGTTCTGCGAGCTGACCAGTTGCCGTCGCCAGGCCCTGCTACGCTATTTCGATGACCCTCTGGAACGGCCCTGCGGCAACTGCGATACCTGTTTGGAGCCGCCACAGACTTGGGACGCCACTACTGCTGCCCAGAAAGCCCTGTCCTGCGTGCACCGCACCGGTCAACGCTTCGGAGTGAACCATCTCATCGACGTGTTGCTGGGCGCACGCAATGAACGTGTGCAGCGTTGGGGACACGATCGGCTCAGTACCTACGGCATCGGGACCGAACTGGACCAGATCGGCTGGCGCAACCTGTTTCGTCAGTTGATCGCCCGCGGATTGCTGGCGGTGGATCTGGAGGGGCACGGTGGTCTGGCGCTGACTGAGGCCAGCCGCCCGGTGCTGCGCGGGGAACAGCGGCTCATGTTGCGCGAAGTGGCGAAGGCCGCCAAGGCCGCGCGCCGCGACCGCGTGGCCGCCGTTTTTGCCACCGCGGCACAGCAGACCCTCTGGGCGGCGCTGCGCCGCCGCCGTCAGGAACTGGCGGAGGTCCAGGGGGTGCCCGCCTATGTGATCTTCCATGACGCAACGCTCCGCGAGATGGTGGAACAGCACCCGGACACCCTGGCGGGGATGGCGCGGCTGCCGGGGATCGGAGAGCGTAAGCTCGCGGCCTATGGCGGGGATTTCCTGGCGGTGATCCGTGACCACGTTGGCGGTGCGCCGTGA
- a CDS encoding L,D-transpeptidase: MKTRGVVPAALRACALAGIGIALTLGGAATRCRAASFPYPSGAANVVGHIRVVTARADTTLLDIARHYDVGYNEIVGANPDVNPWLPGAGTRVVVPTEYVLPPKPWVGIIVNLPARRLFYFPPVTKRNPVARVYTFPVGIFQHGWPDPLGRTRIVAKQRMPRWVVPEDIRLQHARQGDPLPKVVPPGPENPMGELALQTGFPEIYIHGTSRPWGVGMRPSHGCFHLFPEDAVTLFRAVRVGTPVRIIDAPDLVGQRSGITLYLETFPPLHSYQHGGSDLQRTIDAITAYMVHTGQHWSVDWSRVRRLAGRVDSLPTPVSVGSPTLHRILAAVPAQPYGFLPYGVDANSAAPPPDVTASAGSSLRADLPPQARTPATPH, from the coding sequence CTGAAAACGCGGGGTGTGGTCCCTGCGGCGCTGCGAGCGTGTGCCTTGGCCGGGATCGGGATCGCACTGACCCTCGGGGGGGCGGCGACCCGCTGCCGCGCGGCGTCCTTTCCCTATCCCAGCGGCGCGGCCAACGTGGTGGGGCACATCAGGGTGGTCACGGCACGCGCCGATACGACGCTTTTGGATATCGCGCGCCACTACGACGTGGGTTACAACGAGATCGTAGGGGCTAATCCCGATGTGAACCCCTGGTTGCCCGGGGCCGGCACCCGGGTGGTGGTACCCACGGAATATGTACTGCCGCCCAAGCCCTGGGTGGGGATCATCGTCAACCTGCCCGCACGCCGGCTGTTCTATTTTCCGCCGGTTACGAAGCGCAACCCCGTGGCGCGCGTGTATACCTTTCCCGTGGGTATCTTCCAGCACGGCTGGCCGGACCCGCTCGGCCGTACCCGGATCGTAGCCAAACAGCGGATGCCACGCTGGGTGGTGCCCGAAGACATCCGCCTGCAGCACGCCCGGCAAGGTGATCCGCTGCCCAAGGTGGTGCCCCCCGGGCCCGAGAACCCGATGGGGGAGCTGGCGTTGCAGACCGGGTTCCCGGAGATCTACATCCATGGGACCAGCCGGCCCTGGGGGGTGGGGATGCGGCCGAGCCACGGCTGCTTCCACCTGTTTCCGGAGGATGCCGTGACCCTGTTTCGCGCGGTGCGCGTGGGTACGCCGGTGCGTATCATCGACGCGCCCGACCTGGTGGGCCAGCGCAGCGGAATCACCTTGTACCTGGAGACCTTTCCGCCTCTGCACAGCTACCAGCATGGGGGGTCGGATCTGCAGCGCACCATCGATGCCATCACGGCCTATATGGTGCACACCGGTCAGCATTGGTCCGTGGACTGGTCCCGGGTGCGGCGTTTGGCCGGGCGCGTGGATTCATTGCCGACGCCGGTTTCTGTGGGATCACCCACGCTGCATCGGATTCTGGCCGCGGTGCCGGCGCAACCTTACGGTTTCCTGCCCTATGGCGTGGATGCCAACAGCGCCGCGCCACCGCCGGATGTTACCGCCAGCGCCGGTTCCTCCCTACGGGCCGATCTGCCACCGCAGGCACGAACGCCGGCCACGCCACACTAG